From Thermococcus barophilus MP:
CCTCTGCTGGCACAATATTCCCCTGTCTATGGTGTAGTTGGCTTCCTGGCAAACCTTACGAGAGAGATTTTGACCATCCTCTTCTACCCAGTCGCCATTAGGAAGATCCCAAAGGAGCTTGCGGTTTCAATGGGGGGTGCAACAACCATGGACTCTACACTGCCAGTTATAGTTAAATTCGGGGGGAGTGAAATTACGGTGATAGCTTTTGTCCACGGCTTCATCCTGACAGCGATAGCTCCATTTTTAATTCCCCTTATACTTCAGCTTTGAACCATTAAATTTATAAGTTCGAACATATTAGTTCTATTTGCAAACTATGGGGGGATTGAAATGAGCAATGAGGAAGTTGTTTTGGAGGTCATGAAAAAAGCCGGAAAGCCGCTCAAAAGCGCCGAAATTGCTGAGATGACTGGCATACCGAAGAAAGAAGTTGATAAGATAATCAAAAAGCTCAAAAAGGAAGGAAAGATAGTATCTCCAAAGCGCTGCTATTATGCTCCAGCTGAGTGATCACGCTCTCTTTTTATCTTTCATGAGCTCTTTAATGAGCTCCTGGAAGTCCTGTTCTGCTTTCGCCTTCTCGTAAGTTTCATATTCCTGCTTTAAGAATTCGTAATGATCATGCTCATCCTTTGCAAGTTCAATAAAGAGACCCTTATACTCTGGGTTTGGTATGTGCTTCGACACGTACAGATAAACCTCTTCAGCAAGTCTCTCAGACTTCATCGCAACTTCCAGAATGTCGAGATAATCTCTAAGCGTCTTGATCTTAAATTCCCTGTCCTTAAAAACATTGGTCCAGCTTTCAAAGGGGACATCAGAAGGTTCCTCATTTGGATATAAGGTGTTAAAAATTTCTGTGACTTTCTTATCGTGGGAAATTTCCACCTCCATAAACTGCCTGAACTTCTCCTTAAGATATCTGCTTGGGACGTTCTCATAAAGAAAAGTGTACAAGTCGGTTGCATCTTTTTCTCCTTTGATAATGTAACTTAGAATATCCTTAAGTGGCATTTTTGAGACTTCTCTCAGAACTTCCTTAACCTTCTCTTCAATCTCAGCCTTCTTCATGTAAACCTCCAAAGGGCTCTCCATCTTCATACACCGATACATGTAGCTCTTTTCACTTAAAAAACATTTCCTTTCACTTTTTGCAGAATTTTCAAAAACAAAGAGAATTTGAACGTTCAGTTTCCATATTTCTGGGCGAGCTTCTTCAGCAGCTTTTCATGCTGCTTTTCATTGTTTTCTGTGCTCTCCATGAGCGTCTTTAAGATTGGGTGAGTCACTTTCTCCTTGAGCTTGCCATATAAAGTCGCCATTTCCTCTTGGAGCCTCAGGTATTCCTTTATGATGTCCCTTATTTCGTTCAGCTTTTCTTCGGGAATCACAGCAGTTTCTGGGAATTCTTTGAAGTACTCCTCAAGGATTTCTTCTGGAGGAATTCTTGCACCTAACGTTCCGAAGTCGAGGGGCATAGCTATCATCGGCACCCCAGGTATTAGAACGGTGTTGTCCGCTATTTCCTCCCCTTCAAATTCTTCGATCAGCTTTAGAGCATCTTCGTAAGATTTCTTCACAGCCTCCAGCATGTTTTTGTGGAGTATTGTGTCTATGGTGATTCTGAGGAGAAGATTTTTTATATCAGCATATTCTGGCTCCTTCAGCTTTTTTAGGCTTTTTCGGTATTCTTTTTCAGCCTTCTCCTCGAGCTTTCTTGTTTTTTCAACTATTCCTATGAGTCCCTCCATTTCCTCCCACCTCCAAGAGTTTTTAGTAACATAATGTATTTAAAATTTTCTGAAAGCAAAAATATTTTAAAGGGTTCAAGCCTATGGAGGCATGCAGGATAATACTTCACGGCTCGGGGGTGTCCGAGAAAGAACCCACCGGGCCTCTGCGAGGGGGTGGAAAAATGAAGTATCCAAAGCAGATAAGGACTTACTGTCCGTTCTGTAAGAAGCACACCATTCACAAGGTCGAGAAAGTAAAGAAGAGACCAAGGAGTGAGCTCAGTGCAGGTCAGAGAAGATTCAGGAGAATACTCAAGGGTTACAAGGGCTTTCCAAGACCAAAGCCAGAGGGCAGGGAAAAGCCAGTTAAAAAGCTTGACTTAAGGTTTAGATGCACTGTCTGTGGAAAGGCTCAC
This genomic window contains:
- a CDS encoding ferritin-like domain-containing protein; this translates as MKMESPLEVYMKKAEIEEKVKEVLREVSKMPLKDILSYIIKGEKDATDLYTFLYENVPSRYLKEKFRQFMEVEISHDKKVTEIFNTLYPNEEPSDVPFESWTNVFKDREFKIKTLRDYLDILEVAMKSERLAEEVYLYVSKHIPNPEYKGLFIELAKDEHDHYEFLKQEYETYEKAKAEQDFQELIKELMKDKKRA
- a CDS encoding 50S ribosomal protein L44e, coding for MKYPKQIRTYCPFCKKHTIHKVEKVKKRPRSELSAGQRRFRRILKGYKGFPRPKPEGREKPVKKLDLRFRCTVCGKAHTRGQGFRVKKFELVEV
- a CDS encoding helix-turn-helix domain-containing protein, whose product is MSNEEVVLEVMKKAGKPLKSAEIAEMTGIPKKEVDKIIKKLKKEGKIVSPKRCYYAPAE